A stretch of the Terriglobales bacterium genome encodes the following:
- a CDS encoding GPW/gp25 family protein yields MATRDVRKIEPLMGRDLRLDYRQSGGFFEDADLATEKSRRSARRERDLATLEGLANLEQAIANRLKTRRGELAALGHPDYGSRHHELIGQPNVERTRDLIKIYVLQALRDEPRIERVLAAVVRAEHTPPRDRVRIELKLRVIGEQAPLNLVVPFSLEVTA; encoded by the coding sequence ATGGCGACACGCGATGTGCGGAAGATCGAACCGTTGATGGGGCGGGACCTCCGTCTCGACTATCGCCAGAGCGGCGGTTTCTTCGAGGATGCAGACCTCGCCACGGAGAAGTCGCGGCGCAGCGCCCGCCGCGAACGGGACCTGGCAACCCTGGAGGGGCTCGCCAATCTGGAGCAGGCCATTGCCAACCGTTTGAAGACGCGCAGAGGGGAGTTGGCGGCGCTGGGGCATCCGGACTATGGGTCGCGCCATCACGAACTCATAGGTCAGCCCAACGTCGAACGGACCCGGGATCTGATCAAGATCTACGTGCTCCAGGCGCTCCGTGACGAGCCCCGGATCGAGCGTGTGCTGGCGGCCGTTGTGCGTGCCGAGCACACGCCACCACGGGACAGGGTGCGCATCGAGCTGAAACTCCGAGTGATCGGAGAGCAGGCGCCGTTGAATCTCGTGGTGCCGTTTTCGCTGGAGGTGACAGCATGA